In one Zobellia galactanivorans genomic region, the following are encoded:
- a CDS encoding LacI family DNA-binding transcriptional regulator gives MSKITLKKIATHFNVSISTVSKAINDSYEISEQLRTKIQDYAKANNYRPNKVALNLLNRNTKTIGIVIPNILNYFFVQVLYGIESVADIKGYSIITCITNQSLEKETKTLELLSAGSVDGIIISSAADESELPGHVPQIKKLHDNQIPMVMFDRVTDLIQCDKVIVDDYEAGYKATRFFINTGCRTIAVVTPIEDSNISKLRIDGYKKALDEMGVDFDEKLIVPIGKEDDLDITMSFLLNYRPIDAIMTLDEITAVKVMSIVQSRGYRVPEDISIIGFTNGELSKYVTPSLTMVSQHGKYIGETTVDILIDRIENKDSKKEFETKVVKTSLIVRNSTKKPL, from the coding sequence ATGTCTAAAATTACACTCAAGAAAATAGCGACCCATTTTAACGTGTCTATTTCCACGGTATCTAAGGCCATTAACGATAGTTATGAAATAAGTGAGCAGCTACGGACTAAAATTCAAGACTACGCCAAGGCCAATAACTATCGCCCCAATAAGGTGGCGTTAAACCTGTTGAACAGAAACACCAAGACCATAGGTATTGTAATCCCCAACATATTGAACTATTTTTTCGTTCAAGTCTTATATGGTATTGAAAGTGTGGCAGATATAAAGGGATATAGTATAATTACCTGCATCACCAACCAGAGCCTTGAAAAGGAAACCAAAACCTTGGAATTATTGAGTGCGGGCTCCGTTGACGGCATTATCATTTCATCGGCTGCCGACGAATCGGAACTGCCTGGGCATGTGCCACAGATAAAAAAGCTTCACGATAATCAGATACCCATGGTCATGTTCGATAGGGTAACCGACTTGATCCAGTGTGACAAAGTTATTGTCGATGATTACGAGGCGGGATATAAGGCGACGCGTTTTTTTATCAATACCGGCTGTAGGACCATTGCCGTAGTTACCCCTATAGAAGATTCCAATATAAGCAAACTTCGGATAGACGGGTATAAAAAGGCATTGGATGAAATGGGGGTGGACTTCGATGAAAAGTTAATAGTTCCTATAGGTAAGGAAGATGATTTAGACATAACTATGTCGTTTCTCTTAAATTACCGACCTATCGATGCTATAATGACCCTCGACGAAATAACCGCGGTTAAAGTGATGAGCATAGTGCAATCAAGAGGTTACCGCGTACCGGAGGATATATCCATTATCGGTTTTACGAACGGCGAGCTGTCAAAATATGTTACGCCTTCCCTGACCATGGTAAGTCAACACGGAAAATACATTGGCGAAACGACTGTCGACATACTGATCGACCGTATCGAGAACAAAGACTCTAAAAAGGAATTTGAAACAAAGGTGGTCAAAACCAGCCTTATCGTTAGAAATTCGACCAAAAAGCCCCTTTAG